The Streptomyces sp. NBC_01197 genome window below encodes:
- a CDS encoding transglutaminase TgpA family protein has protein sequence MSGRARLALCGYVATMLAACALLPLVQPVTWIIEAALLLAVQSGVGILARRVPLARPLTVAAQAVTALLMLTVVFARGQALGGIVPGPEAVEHFGAMLRTGADDIGQYSIPAPTTASIRLMLFGGVLLVGLLVDALAVTFRSSAPAGLPLLALYSVAAGISQNSAAWLWFLLAASGYLLLLLAESKERLSQWGRVFGGSPGGSGGAGSAKGTGGPSAPVRTGRRIGMAALGFALVVPAALPAMDTGLLGGAGAGTGPGSGGGTISAVNPLVSLQNSLTQSDDREVLRYRTNAADTDGMYLRIVSLDRFDGTAWKSSERRIKDVPKELPRPEGLGSDVGTTEVRTNISAAGWYAQNWLPLPYPATKVDIKGRWRFEPTGRTLVGDRGQTTRGVEYGVDSLVVQPTPEQLASAPPPPAALLREYTEVPGSLPGVVKSTAEQVTEGATNDYQRAVRLQDWFASEGGFTYDTQVQSGTGTDAIARFLKQKQGFCVHFAFTMAAMARTLHIPARVAVGFTPGTSQPDGTMSVGLRDAHAWPELYFEGVGWTRFEPTPTRGSVPSYTQADTSSGGPASPAQPESTSSSAPDATPSATSACPPQLRKLSGCGAAAQSGGVPPAGRGTGLATKVGLGAAVLLVALLLLLPMLWRTRARARRLGSGGRGPGSAGAPAAERMLSAWREITDSAWDYGVQPDDSLTPRKSADRIVREGRLAGPAADAVHRAAHAVEQVLYAPRAGEVSGLTDDVLLVRAALRTGAGRMARVRAVLAPPSSVRVVWEISRRRERAADRWGRRRAGLDRWLANLRPSRQRG, from the coding sequence ATGAGCGGCCGGGCGAGACTGGCGCTGTGTGGCTATGTGGCCACGATGCTGGCCGCGTGCGCGCTGCTGCCGCTGGTCCAGCCCGTCACCTGGATCATTGAGGCCGCACTCCTGCTCGCCGTACAGAGCGGCGTGGGCATACTGGCGCGGCGCGTTCCGCTGGCGCGGCCGCTGACGGTGGCTGCGCAGGCCGTGACCGCGCTGCTGATGCTGACGGTGGTCTTCGCGCGCGGCCAGGCGCTGGGCGGCATCGTGCCGGGCCCGGAGGCCGTGGAGCACTTCGGCGCAATGCTACGGACGGGCGCCGACGACATCGGGCAGTACTCCATACCGGCGCCGACGACCGCGAGCATCCGGCTGATGCTGTTCGGCGGGGTGCTGCTGGTCGGGCTGCTGGTGGACGCGCTGGCGGTGACGTTCCGCAGCTCCGCGCCGGCCGGACTGCCGCTGCTCGCGCTGTACTCGGTGGCGGCCGGCATCTCGCAGAACAGCGCGGCCTGGCTGTGGTTCCTGCTCGCCGCGTCCGGCTATCTGCTGCTCCTGCTGGCCGAGAGCAAGGAGAGGCTCTCCCAGTGGGGACGCGTGTTCGGCGGCTCGCCGGGCGGGAGCGGAGGAGCCGGTTCCGCGAAAGGTACGGGCGGCCCGTCGGCGCCGGTCCGCACCGGGCGTCGCATCGGGATGGCCGCGCTGGGGTTCGCCCTGGTGGTCCCGGCCGCGCTGCCCGCGATGGACACCGGGCTGCTCGGAGGTGCGGGCGCGGGCACCGGCCCGGGGAGCGGCGGCGGGACCATCTCCGCGGTCAACCCGCTGGTCTCGTTGCAGAACAGCCTCACCCAGTCCGACGACCGCGAGGTGCTGCGCTACCGCACCAACGCGGCCGACACCGACGGGATGTATCTGCGGATCGTCTCGCTCGACCGGTTCGACGGCACCGCGTGGAAGTCGTCGGAGCGCCGGATCAAGGACGTTCCGAAGGAACTGCCGAGACCGGAGGGGCTCGGCTCCGATGTGGGCACCACCGAGGTCAGGACCAATATCTCGGCGGCCGGCTGGTACGCCCAGAACTGGCTGCCGCTCCCCTACCCGGCGACGAAGGTGGACATCAAGGGCCGCTGGCGCTTCGAGCCGACCGGCCGGACACTCGTCGGCGACCGCGGTCAGACCACCCGCGGTGTGGAGTACGGCGTGGACAGCCTGGTCGTCCAGCCGACGCCGGAGCAGCTGGCCTCTGCCCCGCCGCCGCCCGCCGCGCTGCTGCGGGAGTACACGGAAGTGCCGGGCTCGCTGCCCGGCGTGGTGAAGTCCACGGCGGAGCAGGTGACGGAGGGTGCCACGAACGACTACCAGCGTGCGGTCAGACTGCAGGACTGGTTCGCGTCGGAGGGCGGCTTCACCTATGACACTCAGGTGCAGTCGGGCACCGGTACCGACGCCATCGCGCGTTTCCTGAAGCAGAAGCAGGGCTTCTGCGTCCATTTCGCCTTCACGATGGCGGCGATGGCCAGGACGCTGCACATCCCGGCCAGGGTCGCGGTGGGCTTCACCCCGGGCACCTCACAGCCTGACGGCACGATGTCGGTCGGGCTGCGCGACGCGCACGCCTGGCCCGAGCTGTATTTCGAGGGGGTTGGCTGGACGCGCTTCGAGCCGACTCCCACCCGTGGGTCCGTGCCCTCCTACACCCAGGCCGACACCTCGTCCGGCGGTCCGGCCTCTCCGGCGCAGCCGGAGTCCACGTCATCGTCGGCTCCGGATGCGACCCCGTCCGCGACGTCCGCCTGTCCGCCGCAGCTGCGCAAGCTCAGCGGGTGCGGGGCAGCGGCCCAGAGCGGCGGAGTGCCGCCGGCCGGCCGGGGAACCGGCCTGGCCACGAAGGTGGGCCTGGGGGCGGCGGTGCTGTTGGTGGCCCTGCTGCTCCTGCTGCCGATGCTCTGGCGGACCAGGGCGCGGGCCCGGCGGCTGGGGTCCGGCGGGCGGGGCCCCGGGTCTGCCGGAGCGCCGGCAGCGGAGCGGATGCTGTCGGCCTGGCGGGAGATCACCGATTCGGCGTGGGACTACGGGGTCCAGCCCGACGACTCGCTGACCCCGCGCAAGTCGGCCGACCGGATTGTACGGGAGGGCAGGCTGGCGGGTCCGGCCGCCGACGCGGTGCACCGGGCCGCGCACGCGGTGGAGCAGGTGCTGTACGCGCCCCGCGCCGGTGAGGTGAGCGGTCTCACCGACGATGTCCTGCTGGTCCGGGCCGCGCTGCGGACCGGTGCGGGCCGGATGGCACGGGTCCGTGCGGTGCTGGCGCCGCCCTCGTCCGTACGGGTGGTGTGGGAGATCTCCCGGCGCCGGGAACGTGCGGCGGACCGCTGGGGCCGCCGCCGTGCGGGGCTGGACCGGTGGCTGGCAAATCTGCGGCCCTCCCGGCAGCGCGGCTGA
- a CDS encoding DUF58 domain-containing protein yields MAVGGAPAAADEDNGGLRTALSGLTTRGRSFIAAGVAAAVCAYVLGQSDLLRVGLLLAVLPLVCVAVLFRTRYRVAASRRLSPARVPAGSEARVRLRMDNVSRLPTGLLMLQDRVPYVLGPRPRFVLDRVEAGGRREVSYRVRSDLRGRYPLGPLQLRLTDPFGMCELTRAFSAHDTLTVIPRTERLPPVRLTGEAAGYGDGRQRSLALAGEDDVIPRGYRHGDDLRRVHWRSTARYGELMVRREEQPQRARCTVLLDTRRNAYQGAGPDSAFEWAVSGAASALVHVLERGFSVRLLTDTGSSVPGEGSGGFAGATQESADSAGLMMDTLAEVGHSDGTGLSRPYDVLRGGNEGLLIAFFGALDEEQAAVAARMRQRSGAAVAFVLNSDAWVHGEAAGRGARTLRLLRDAGWTALEVRPGAVLTELWQQAGQQRGSTGPASWYGGTAATGTGPGSGTGASSSTGTGGRS; encoded by the coding sequence ATGGCAGTCGGGGGTGCTCCGGCCGCCGCCGACGAGGACAACGGCGGGCTGCGGACCGCGCTGTCGGGGCTGACCACACGGGGCCGCTCGTTCATCGCGGCGGGTGTCGCCGCGGCGGTCTGCGCTTATGTCCTGGGCCAGAGCGATCTGCTGCGGGTGGGACTGCTGCTCGCCGTGCTGCCGCTGGTGTGCGTGGCCGTGCTGTTCCGTACCCGGTACCGCGTCGCGGCCAGCAGGCGGCTCTCCCCCGCCCGGGTGCCGGCCGGGTCCGAGGCCCGCGTCCGTCTGCGGATGGACAACGTCTCGCGGCTGCCCACGGGGCTGCTGATGCTCCAGGACCGCGTGCCTTACGTACTGGGGCCGCGGCCCCGTTTCGTCCTGGACCGGGTGGAGGCGGGCGGGCGGCGCGAGGTGTCGTACCGGGTCCGCTCCGATCTGCGCGGGCGGTATCCGCTGGGCCCGCTCCAGCTGCGGCTCACCGACCCGTTCGGGATGTGCGAGCTGACCAGGGCGTTCAGCGCGCACGACACCCTGACCGTGATTCCCAGGACCGAGCGGCTGCCACCGGTCCGGCTGACCGGTGAGGCGGCCGGGTACGGAGACGGCAGACAGCGCTCGCTCGCGCTGGCCGGCGAGGACGACGTGATCCCGCGCGGCTACCGGCACGGCGATGATCTGCGCCGGGTGCACTGGCGCTCCACGGCCCGCTACGGCGAGCTGATGGTGCGCCGCGAGGAGCAGCCGCAGCGGGCCCGCTGCACGGTGCTGCTCGACACCCGCCGGAACGCCTATCAGGGCGCGGGGCCGGACTCGGCCTTCGAATGGGCCGTGTCGGGGGCGGCGTCGGCGCTGGTGCACGTACTCGAACGGGGCTTCTCGGTGCGGCTGCTGACGGACACGGGCAGCTCGGTGCCGGGCGAGGGCTCGGGGGGATTCGCCGGCGCCACCCAGGAGTCCGCCGACTCGGCCGGGCTGATGATGGACACACTCGCCGAGGTCGGACACTCCGACGGGACCGGTCTCTCCCGCCCCTACGACGTGCTGCGCGGCGGGAACGAAGGACTGCTGATCGCGTTCTTCGGCGCTCTGGACGAGGAGCAGGCCGCGGTCGCGGCCCGGATGCGGCAGCGCAGCGGGGCCGCCGTCGCCTTCGTACTGAACAGCGACGCCTGGGTGCATGGCGAGGCGGCGGGGCGCGGCGCCCGGACGCTGCGGCTGCTGCGGGACGCGGGCTGGACCGCGCTGGAGGTCAGGCCCGGGGCGGTGCTCACCGAGCTGTGGCAGCAGGCGGGGCAGCAGCGCGGCAGTACGGGCCCGGCGTCCTGGTACGGCGGCACAGCGGCGACAGGTACTGGCCCGGGCAGCGGCACGGGCGCGAGCAGCAGCACAGGTACAGGGGGGCGGTCATGA
- a CDS encoding AAA family ATPase, with protein sequence MTTYDDRASLTDLTTTAERIRGSVEGVIEGKPEVVRLSLTVLLAEGHLLIEDVPGVGKTMLAKALARSIDCSVRRIQFTPDLLPSDITGVSIFDQQRREFEFKPGAIFAQIVIGDEINRASPKTQSALLESMEERQVTIDGKAYELPGPFMVVATQNPVEMEGTYPLPEAQRDRFMARVSIGYPSPEAELRMLDVHGGVSPLDDLQPVAHAHEILKLIDAVRAVHVADAVRRYAVQLVTATRSHPDLRLGASPRATLHLLRAAKASAALSGREYALPDDVQALAVAVLAHRLLPTAQAQLNRRTAEQVVLEILQRTPVPAYNNQQPGARRL encoded by the coding sequence GTGACGACCTATGACGATCGAGCGAGCCTCACAGATCTGACGACCACGGCGGAGCGCATCCGTGGGTCGGTTGAGGGTGTGATCGAGGGCAAGCCCGAGGTCGTACGGCTTTCGCTGACCGTGCTGCTCGCCGAGGGACATCTCCTCATCGAGGATGTGCCGGGCGTCGGCAAGACCATGCTGGCCAAGGCGCTGGCCCGCAGCATCGACTGCTCGGTACGGCGTATCCAGTTCACGCCCGACCTGCTGCCTTCGGACATCACCGGTGTCTCGATCTTCGACCAGCAGCGGCGCGAATTCGAGTTCAAGCCCGGTGCGATCTTCGCGCAGATCGTGATCGGCGACGAGATCAACCGCGCCTCGCCGAAGACCCAGTCGGCGCTCCTCGAATCGATGGAGGAGCGCCAGGTCACCATCGACGGGAAGGCGTACGAACTGCCGGGCCCGTTCATGGTGGTGGCCACGCAGAACCCGGTGGAGATGGAGGGCACCTACCCGCTCCCCGAGGCGCAGCGCGACCGGTTCATGGCGCGGGTCTCCATCGGCTATCCCAGCCCCGAGGCCGAGCTCCGGATGCTCGACGTGCACGGCGGTGTCTCACCGCTCGACGACCTCCAGCCGGTGGCGCACGCCCACGAGATCCTGAAGCTCATCGACGCGGTGCGCGCGGTGCATGTCGCCGACGCGGTACGCCGGTACGCCGTGCAGCTGGTGACGGCCACCCGCAGCCATCCGGATCTCAGACTCGGCGCTTCACCGCGCGCCACCCTGCATCTGCTGCGGGCGGCCAAGGCGTCGGCCGCGCTGAGCGGGCGGGAGTACGCGCTGCCCGACGACGTCCAGGCGCTGGCCGTCGCGGTGCTCGCCCACCGGCTGCTGCCCACGGCCCAGGCCCAGTTGAACCGCCGTACCGCGGAGCAGGTCGTCCTGGAGATCCTCCAGCGGACCCCCGTCCCCGCGTACAACAACCAGCAGCCCGGCGCCCGGCGGCTGTGA
- a CDS encoding beta-class carbonic anhydrase has translation MSTAAHSPAEPTPSHPHLAVRDGGTVTDRLVESNRKYAEAFEDPGMDARPVLQVAVVACMDARLDLYGALGLELGDCHTIRNAGGVVTDDVIRSLTISQRALGTRSVVLIHHTSCGMESLTEDFRTELEEEVGQRPAWAVESFRDADQDVRQSMQRVRTSPFLLHTDDVRGFVFDVRAGLLREIDPAGRNPEG, from the coding sequence ATGTCGACTGCTGCGCACTCTCCCGCAGAGCCCACCCCGTCCCACCCGCACCTGGCCGTACGTGACGGCGGCACGGTGACCGACCGGCTCGTCGAGTCCAACCGCAAGTATGCCGAGGCGTTCGAGGACCCCGGCATGGACGCCCGCCCCGTGCTCCAGGTGGCGGTGGTCGCGTGTATGGACGCGAGGCTCGATCTGTACGGCGCCCTCGGGCTCGAACTCGGTGACTGCCACACGATCCGCAACGCGGGCGGTGTGGTGACCGACGACGTCATCCGGTCCCTGACCATCAGCCAGCGCGCCCTGGGCACCCGGAGCGTGGTCCTGATCCACCACACCAGCTGCGGCATGGAGAGCCTCACCGAGGACTTCCGGACCGAGCTGGAGGAAGAGGTGGGGCAGCGTCCGGCCTGGGCCGTGGAGTCCTTCCGCGATGCTGACCAGGACGTACGCCAGTCGATGCAGCGGGTGCGGACCTCGCCGTTCCTGCTGCACACCGACGATGTCCGGGGCTTCGTCTTCGACGTACGGGCGGGGCTGCTGCGGGAGATCGACCCGGCCGGCCGGAACCCTGAGGGGTGA
- the rsmH gene encoding 16S rRNA (cytosine(1402)-N(4))-methyltransferase RsmH, protein MSQSRHVPVMLQRCLDLLAPALAQPGAVVVDCTLGLGGHSEALLSTFPAARLVALDRDKEALRLSGERLAPFGDRATLVHAVYDELPEVLDRLGVPRVQGVLFDLGVSSMQLDEADRGFAYAQDAPLDMRMDQTTGVSAAEVLNTYPPGELVRILRAYGEEKQAKRIVSAVVREREREPFTNSARLVELIRDSLPQAAKRTGGNPAKRTFQALRIEVNGELTVLERAVPAAVKSLAVGGRIAVLSYHSLEDRLVKQVFAAGAANTAPAGLPVVPERYQPRLKLLTRGAELPAEEEVADNRRAAPARLRGAQRIREEAL, encoded by the coding sequence ATGAGCCAGTCCCGACATGTCCCGGTGATGCTCCAGCGATGCCTGGACCTGTTGGCCCCGGCGCTCGCCCAGCCGGGAGCGGTCGTCGTCGACTGCACCCTCGGCCTCGGCGGCCACAGCGAGGCGCTGCTTTCGACCTTCCCGGCGGCCCGGCTGGTCGCACTCGACCGAGACAAGGAAGCCCTGCGGCTCTCCGGCGAGCGGCTCGCCCCGTTCGGCGACCGGGCCACCCTGGTGCACGCCGTCTACGACGAACTGCCCGAGGTCCTGGACCGGCTGGGCGTCCCGCGCGTGCAGGGAGTCCTCTTCGACCTCGGGGTGTCGTCGATGCAACTGGACGAGGCTGACCGCGGATTCGCCTACGCCCAGGACGCCCCGCTCGACATGCGGATGGACCAGACGACCGGCGTGAGCGCGGCCGAGGTGCTCAACACCTATCCGCCCGGCGAACTGGTCCGGATCCTGCGCGCGTACGGCGAGGAGAAGCAGGCGAAGCGGATCGTTTCCGCTGTCGTACGGGAGCGGGAGAGGGAACCGTTCACCAACAGCGCCCGGCTGGTCGAGCTGATCCGCGACTCACTGCCGCAGGCCGCCAAGCGCACCGGCGGCAATCCCGCCAAGCGCACCTTCCAGGCCCTGCGCATCGAGGTCAACGGCGAACTCACCGTGCTGGAGCGGGCCGTCCCGGCAGCCGTGAAGTCCCTCGCCGTGGGCGGGCGTATCGCCGTTCTCTCGTACCACTCGCTTGAGGACCGGCTGGTCAAACAGGTCTTCGCGGCAGGCGCGGCCAACACGGCGCCGGCCGGCCTGCCGGTGGTGCCCGAGCGCTACCAGCCGCGGCTCAAACTCCTCACCCGCGGTGCGGAACTCCCTGCGGAGGAGGAGGTCGCGGACAACCGGCGCGCGGCGCCCGCCCGGCTGCGGGGTGCGCAGCGCATCCGTGAGGAGGCCCTGTGA
- a CDS encoding FtsB family cell division protein, whose protein sequence is MSKPPRQLKGRAARLAALLPAGPGRAARMPFVLLVVVLLGGGLITLLLLNSALNAGSFKLSKDQKQITELTDEEQALQRDVDGRSAPGALEKRARELGMVPGGGPAFLGPDGKVLGEAAESTAQPAPPPPATPKPSATPSVPAATPSGGAPSAPSASAGTTAEPTLTPGR, encoded by the coding sequence GTGAGCAAGCCGCCCCGACAGCTGAAGGGCCGTGCCGCGCGGCTCGCCGCTCTGCTGCCCGCCGGGCCCGGCAGAGCGGCCCGGATGCCCTTCGTACTGCTGGTCGTCGTGCTGCTCGGCGGCGGTCTGATCACGCTCCTGCTGCTCAACTCGGCACTGAACGCAGGTTCCTTCAAGCTCAGCAAGGACCAGAAGCAGATCACCGAGCTGACGGACGAGGAACAGGCACTGCAGCGGGACGTCGACGGGCGCTCAGCACCCGGGGCGCTGGAGAAACGGGCCCGCGAACTCGGCATGGTGCCGGGCGGCGGCCCCGCCTTCCTCGGCCCGGACGGCAAGGTCCTGGGTGAGGCTGCCGAGTCCACCGCGCAGCCCGCACCGCCGCCCCCGGCCACGCCCAAGCCGTCCGCCACCCCTTCGGTACCGGCCGCGACCCCCTCGGGCGGCGCCCCCTCCGCGCCGTCCGCGTCGGCAGGCACGACAGCAGAGCCGACCCTTACCCCCGGCAGGTGA
- a CDS encoding peptidoglycan D,D-transpeptidase FtsI family protein, translating to MPSKEPPRRRVPGPARPARPAARRSARPAQRSPRPARQARTLRLGSPRPRLRLVSLALALVMAVFVVRLLQVQAIDASAYTAKADKNRYLSHTLTAERGEITDRSGVALAASVDAYDITADPTMFSRAQSHATDAPEQAGALLAPILGEDAEAIARKLRTPDTRYVLLASRQTPQVWNQIKDLKNVFAQKASADKAKGGKGANVMAGVFQEPSTKRVYPNGDLAAGVLGWVNSAGQGAGGLESSLNKELAGRNGKITYAQSGGRTVPTAGASEKPAVPGSDVELTLDRDIQWAAQSAIAAQVKESKADRGYVVVQDTRSGQVLAMADAPGFDPNDLTHADPSALGNAAVQDAFEPGSTSKIMSMAAIIQQGVATPTTHVTVPNRLHRGDRLFKDDVDHDTWSLTLNGVLAKSSNIGTIEAAGQLGRTQPEANRVLYSYLRKFGIGSPTGIGFPGETSGILAKPQDWSTSQQYTIPFGQGLSLSALQAASVYSTIANGGVRVQPSLISGTKGPDGRFTPSPAPRKSRVVSEQTAKTVSRMLESVVSDVEGTGISARIPGYRVAGKTGTANRVDPKTGRYSGYTASFAGFAPADNPRVTVYCAIQNPTSGSHFGGSTCGPVYKKVMEFALKTLQTPPTGQKADPLPVTFGPHQ from the coding sequence GTGCCGTCCAAGGAACCCCCGCGCCGCCGCGTACCGGGCCCCGCACGTCCGGCGCGGCCCGCCGCACGGAGAAGCGCACGCCCGGCGCAGCGCAGCCCGCGCCCCGCGCGCCAGGCCCGGACGCTGCGGCTCGGCAGCCCGCGCCCCCGGCTGCGGCTCGTCAGCCTCGCCCTGGCTCTCGTGATGGCGGTCTTCGTCGTACGGCTGCTCCAGGTCCAGGCCATCGACGCGAGCGCCTACACGGCCAAGGCGGACAAGAACCGCTATCTGAGCCACACCCTGACCGCCGAGCGCGGGGAGATCACCGACCGCAGCGGCGTGGCCCTGGCTGCCAGCGTCGACGCGTACGACATCACGGCCGACCCCACGATGTTCAGCCGGGCCCAGAGCCACGCGACCGACGCACCCGAGCAGGCGGGCGCGCTGCTCGCACCGATTCTCGGTGAGGACGCCGAGGCGATCGCGCGGAAACTCCGGACGCCCGACACCCGTTACGTACTGCTGGCGAGCCGGCAGACCCCACAGGTCTGGAACCAGATCAAGGACCTGAAGAACGTCTTCGCGCAGAAGGCGTCCGCGGACAAGGCCAAGGGCGGCAAGGGCGCGAACGTGATGGCCGGGGTCTTCCAGGAGCCGAGCACCAAACGCGTGTACCCGAACGGCGATCTCGCCGCCGGGGTGCTCGGCTGGGTCAACTCGGCAGGCCAGGGCGCAGGCGGCCTGGAGTCCTCGCTGAACAAGGAACTGGCGGGCAGGAACGGCAAGATCACCTATGCCCAGTCGGGGGGCCGTACGGTACCGACCGCCGGGGCCAGCGAGAAGCCGGCCGTCCCGGGCTCGGATGTCGAACTGACCCTGGACCGCGACATCCAGTGGGCCGCGCAGAGCGCGATCGCCGCCCAGGTGAAGGAGTCCAAGGCCGACCGCGGCTATGTGGTGGTGCAGGACACCAGGAGCGGTCAGGTCCTGGCCATGGCGGACGCGCCCGGCTTCGACCCCAACGACCTGACCCACGCGGACCCCTCCGCACTCGGCAACGCCGCGGTCCAGGACGCCTTCGAGCCCGGCTCCACCAGCAAGATCATGTCCATGGCCGCGATCATCCAGCAGGGGGTGGCCACCCCGACGACCCATGTGACCGTCCCCAACCGGCTGCACCGCGGGGACCGGCTCTTCAAGGACGACGTCGACCACGACACCTGGTCGCTGACGCTCAACGGCGTACTGGCCAAGTCCAGCAACATCGGCACCATCGAGGCCGCGGGCCAGCTCGGCAGGACGCAGCCCGAGGCCAACAGGGTCCTCTACTCCTATCTGCGCAAGTTCGGCATCGGGAGCCCGACCGGGATCGGCTTCCCCGGCGAGACGTCGGGGATCCTGGCCAAGCCGCAGGACTGGTCGACGTCCCAGCAGTACACGATCCCCTTCGGGCAGGGGCTCTCGCTCAGCGCGCTGCAGGCGGCCTCCGTGTACTCCACGATCGCGAACGGCGGTGTACGTGTGCAGCCCTCGCTGATCAGCGGCACCAAGGGCCCCGACGGCCGCTTCACCCCGTCCCCGGCGCCCAGGAAGAGCCGGGTCGTGAGCGAGCAGACGGCGAAGACGGTCTCCCGGATGCTGGAGTCGGTCGTCAGCGACGTGGAGGGCACCGGCATCTCCGCCCGTATCCCCGGCTACCGGGTCGCGGGCAAGACGGGAACGGCCAACCGGGTGGACCCGAAGACGGGCCGCTACAGCGGATACACCGCCTCCTTCGCGGGCTTCGCCCCCGCCGACAACCCCCGGGTCACCGTCTACTGCGCCATCCAGAACCCCACCAGCGGAAGCCACTTCGGCGGCTCGACCTGCGGCCCCGTCTACAAGAAAGTCATGGAGTTCGCCCTCAAGACCCTCCAGACCCCGCCGACCGGCCAGAAGGCCGACCCATTGCCGGTCACCTTCGGCCCCCACCAGTGA
- a CDS encoding UDP-N-acetylmuramoyl-L-alanyl-D-glutamate--2,6-diaminopimelate ligase — MTTITPEPGNRNTAGPSLRGEPGAPGTLTAVPHADQYQIAQKDLSVTYPGAPRPAEVRPTPLGDLAGRLGIASPGDAEVTGITHDSRAVRPGDLYAALPGARLHGADFVEQAAGLGAAAVLTDPTGTERAGATGLPVLTVPDPRAVMGQLAADIYGHPGHDLLQIGITGTSGKTTTAYLVEGGIRAAGHLSGLIGTVEMRIGDERIKSERTTPEATDLQALFAVMRERGVDTVAMEVSSHALVLGRVDACVFDVAVFNNLSPEHMEFHSGMEDYFQAKAQLFTPLRSKVGVVNYDDEYGRRLVDEATVPIITFSAEGHPDADWRAEDVEVALFTSTFTAVGPQGQRIAATSPLAGPFNVANTLAAIVTLAVAGTDPQTAADGIAAVPGVPGRLERVDAGQPYLAVVDYAHKTDAVESVLRALRKVTEGRLHIVLGCGGDRDQTKRGPMGAAAARLADTAVLTSDNPRGEDPLAILAAMIAGAAEVPVHERGDVLIDSDRAAAIAAAVARARPGDTVLVAGKGHEQGQDIAGVVRPFDDRQVLRAAIERAAIENNSQG; from the coding sequence GTGACGACCATCACCCCGGAGCCGGGGAACCGGAACACCGCCGGACCCTCACTTCGCGGGGAGCCCGGTGCGCCCGGTACGCTCACCGCCGTGCCACACGCTGATCAGTACCAAATCGCCCAGAAAGACCTTTCTGTGACCTATCCGGGAGCACCCCGTCCGGCCGAGGTCCGACCGACCCCTCTGGGGGATCTGGCAGGACGACTGGGCATCGCGTCACCGGGCGACGCCGAGGTCACCGGCATCACCCACGACTCACGGGCGGTGCGTCCCGGAGACCTGTACGCCGCACTCCCCGGCGCCCGGCTGCACGGCGCCGACTTCGTCGAGCAGGCGGCCGGGCTGGGAGCCGCCGCGGTACTCACGGACCCCACGGGCACCGAACGGGCGGGGGCCACCGGGCTCCCCGTGCTGACCGTCCCCGACCCGCGGGCCGTCATGGGCCAGCTGGCCGCGGACATCTACGGCCACCCCGGCCACGACCTGCTCCAGATCGGCATCACCGGCACATCGGGCAAGACCACCACCGCCTATCTGGTCGAGGGCGGCATCCGGGCGGCCGGGCACCTCAGCGGCCTCATCGGCACGGTCGAGATGCGGATCGGCGACGAGCGCATCAAGTCCGAGCGCACCACCCCCGAAGCCACCGATCTCCAGGCGCTGTTCGCGGTCATGCGCGAGCGCGGGGTCGATACCGTAGCCATGGAGGTCTCCAGCCACGCGCTGGTGCTCGGCCGCGTCGACGCCTGCGTCTTCGACGTCGCCGTCTTCAACAACCTCAGCCCGGAGCACATGGAGTTCCACTCCGGGATGGAGGACTACTTCCAGGCCAAGGCGCAGCTGTTCACCCCGCTGCGCAGCAAGGTCGGTGTCGTCAACTACGACGACGAGTACGGCCGCAGGCTCGTCGACGAGGCGACCGTCCCCATCATCACCTTCTCCGCCGAGGGGCACCCGGACGCCGACTGGCGGGCCGAGGACGTCGAAGTCGCCCTGTTCACCAGCACCTTCACCGCCGTCGGCCCGCAGGGGCAGCGCATCGCCGCCACCTCGCCGCTGGCCGGCCCCTTCAACGTGGCCAACACCCTCGCCGCGATCGTCACCCTCGCCGTAGCCGGCACCGACCCGCAGACCGCGGCCGACGGCATCGCTGCCGTCCCCGGGGTACCGGGCCGGCTGGAGCGGGTGGACGCCGGACAGCCGTATCTCGCCGTTGTCGACTACGCGCACAAGACGGACGCCGTCGAGTCGGTACTGCGCGCCCTGCGCAAGGTCACCGAGGGCCGCCTGCACATCGTGCTCGGCTGCGGCGGTGACCGCGACCAGACCAAACGCGGCCCGATGGGCGCGGCGGCAGCCCGCCTCGCCGACACCGCCGTACTGACCTCCGACAACCCGCGCGGCGAGGACCCCCTCGCGATCCTCGCCGCGATGATCGCCGGAGCCGCCGAGGTCCCGGTGCACGAGCGCGGCGACGTGCTGATCGACTCCGACCGCGCGGCGGCCATCGCCGCGGCCGTGGCCCGAGCCCGCCCCGGGGACACCGTGCTGGTCGCAGGCAAGGGCCATGAGCAGGGCCAGGACATCGCCGGAGTGGTACGCCCCTTCGACGACCGACAGGTCCTCCGCGCAGCAATCGAGCGCGCAGCAATCGAGAACAACAGTCAGGGATGA